Genomic segment of Bacillota bacterium:
GTGGTCACAATCGTAGGAGGCCAAGAGCGAGAGGTGGACGTCTGGTCCTGACACCCCCGGGAGACCTAGCGGGGAGGAACACCCCCGTTTAGGTCGAAGTGTTCCAAGGGGTGAATCAATTGAATAAACCTGCGCCTACGTGCGCTAGCATGAAGGATATGGCAATCAGGCGACTTGCCCAGAGGGGTGTAGCCCTCGAGTCCATTGCTGAAGTCGTGTTCTGCCTGCAGAAGATCCACTACCCGGACCTGAGCATGGATCACTGCATGGAAGCGGTGGAAAAGGTCCTGGAGAAGCGAGAGGTCCAAAACGCCCTTCTTACGGGTATATGCCTGGACCAGCTGGCGGAGAGCGGCCTACTGGAGGAACCTGTGCTGAGTTTCCTTAGGGAGGACGAACCCCTCTACGGGATCGATGAGATCATGGCCCTGAGCATTGTGAACATCTATGGTTCCATAGGCTTCACCAATTTCGGCTACCTGGACAAGGTCAAGCCCGGGATAATTGGGGAGGTAAACAGCAATACCCACTCCCCAGTCAACACATTCCTGGACGACCTCATCTCAGCCATAGCCGCGGCAGCGGCCAGTCGTATAGCCCACAGGGCCAGGGGCTAGTACCTGGCTCCCGGTCATCCCTCTAGGAACCCCAGGAGGCGAGACAACACCTCCCCAGCCTCATCGCGGTAGACGTAGTCCGC
This window contains:
- a CDS encoding phosphatidylglycerophosphatase A, whose protein sequence is MKDMAIRRLAQRGVALESIAEVVFCLQKIHYPDLSMDHCMEAVEKVLEKREVQNALLTGICLDQLAESGLLEEPVLSFLREDEPLYGIDEIMALSIVNIYGSIGFTNFGYLDKVKPGIIGEVNSNTHSPVNTFLDDLISAIAAAAASRIAHRARG